A stretch of the Streptosporangium sp. NBC_01755 genome encodes the following:
- a CDS encoding right-handed parallel beta-helix repeat-containing protein has translation MSNARRKKSRVLLFVLVLGLSAAGTWTYLSYFDGPAAPPAVNDVSPAEAQQQSTLVDQEELRIMQTRATLSSTLARGGPAAAKARVPHISSSANGRTLVLPPRRDPYRVADLERLGQEHFQKQSDGSYLLGINVFVGPGAKLVLQNATGPLVIRMRSEPGTFVSIVSFGASVRINGSAQNPVRMTSWDTHAKTADTKVSDGRAYLRTIGGELKMSHAQVEHLGFWSGPTGGLALTGSDRPTQGAEQVAVPTAAPPSESTTSQQRALLPNGLLVPSRGGTDQIEITNGAGLGRVSYRFPEANLVTGDITDTKITGNAYGIFITASNETRITGVSVTGSLVHGVLLHRFARNATIENTTVTDSRGDGFVLSRGTQNVTITGSEASRNTGNGFTISGLPLARGPSASGESLRSFGGSSVTSSTARDNGRYGVEIQGGVKLAVQTTEVIGGEMGIVVSQDATGVQVSGNRLTGQLSQGIALRDGVRSARVSGNIVRNTLTAIYLRDAKATISGNTVESASLHAISLLGDVKDTKVTGNTLGGAGRSALDTSRARGAMTVTQNNTGGWQDTAGFWTMVGRIAKPMNLIWFGVIALIAISALRALRGDGPRVGHRFVYPYEKQLLMEERPVRILSTAAARPPAERN, from the coding sequence ATGAGCAACGCACGCCGGAAGAAGAGCCGCGTTCTCCTCTTCGTCCTGGTGCTGGGCCTGTCCGCAGCCGGCACCTGGACCTACCTCTCCTACTTCGACGGCCCCGCCGCACCTCCCGCGGTCAACGACGTCTCCCCGGCGGAGGCGCAGCAGCAGTCCACCCTGGTCGACCAGGAGGAGCTGCGGATCATGCAGACCCGCGCGACGCTGAGCTCGACGCTGGCGCGGGGCGGCCCCGCCGCCGCGAAGGCCCGCGTGCCGCACATCTCCAGCTCGGCCAACGGCCGGACGCTCGTCCTACCGCCGCGCCGCGATCCGTACCGGGTCGCCGATCTGGAACGCCTGGGCCAGGAGCATTTCCAGAAACAGTCGGACGGCTCCTACCTGCTCGGCATCAACGTGTTCGTCGGCCCGGGGGCCAAACTGGTGCTCCAGAACGCGACCGGCCCGCTGGTGATCCGGATGCGCAGCGAGCCCGGCACCTTCGTCTCGATCGTGAGCTTCGGCGCGAGCGTCCGGATCAACGGTTCGGCGCAGAACCCAGTCCGGATGACGAGCTGGGACACGCACGCCAAGACGGCGGACACCAAGGTCTCCGACGGACGCGCCTACCTGCGCACGATCGGCGGGGAGCTCAAGATGAGCCACGCGCAGGTGGAGCATCTCGGGTTCTGGAGCGGCCCGACCGGCGGGCTGGCGCTGACCGGCAGCGACCGGCCGACCCAGGGCGCGGAGCAGGTCGCCGTCCCCACCGCGGCTCCCCCGTCGGAGTCGACCACCTCCCAGCAGCGGGCGCTCCTGCCCAACGGCCTCCTCGTGCCGAGCCGGGGCGGCACCGACCAGATCGAGATCACCAACGGGGCAGGCCTCGGCAGGGTCTCCTACCGGTTCCCCGAGGCCAACCTGGTCACCGGCGACATCACCGACACCAAGATCACCGGCAACGCGTACGGGATCTTCATCACGGCCTCCAACGAGACCCGGATCACCGGCGTCTCGGTCACCGGGAGCCTGGTTCACGGGGTGTTGCTCCACCGGTTCGCGCGCAACGCCACCATCGAGAACACCACCGTGACCGACAGCCGGGGTGACGGGTTCGTCCTGTCCCGGGGTACCCAGAACGTCACGATCACCGGTTCGGAGGCATCGCGCAACACCGGCAACGGCTTCACGATCAGCGGCCTGCCGCTGGCCCGCGGGCCGTCTGCATCCGGGGAGTCACTGCGCAGTTTCGGCGGCAGTTCGGTGACCAGCAGCACAGCGCGGGACAACGGCCGCTACGGCGTGGAGATCCAGGGGGGCGTCAAACTCGCCGTACAGACCACCGAGGTGATCGGCGGGGAGATGGGCATCGTGGTGAGCCAGGACGCCACCGGGGTCCAGGTCTCCGGCAACCGTCTCACCGGCCAGCTCAGCCAGGGGATCGCACTCCGCGACGGGGTGCGGTCGGCCCGGGTCAGCGGCAACATCGTGCGGAACACCCTGACCGCCATCTATCTCCGCGACGCGAAGGCCACCATCTCCGGCAACACGGTCGAGTCCGCCTCGCTGCACGCGATCTCACTGCTCGGCGACGTCAAGGACACCAAGGTCACCGGCAACACTCTGGGGGGGGCCGGCCGCAGCGCGCTCGACACCAGCCGGGCGAGGGGAGCCATGACCGTCACGCAGAACAACACCGGCGGCTGGCAGGACACCGCCGGTTTCTGGACGATGGTCGGGCGGATCGCCAAGCCGATGAACCTGATCTGGTTCGGTGTGATCGCCCTGATCGCGATCTCGGCACTCCGGGCGCTGCGCGGTGACGGCCCCCGGGTCGGGCACAGATTCGTCTACCCATACGAGAAGCAGCTGCTGATGGAAGAGCGACCGGTCCGGATCCTGAGCACCGCCGCCGCCCGGCCCCCTGCTGAGAGGAACTGA
- a CDS encoding UDP-glucose dehydrogenase family protein → MDGAELPRLTVIGTGYLGATHAVCMASLGYDVVGLDVDSKKIGKLQSGEVPFFEPGLPELLDKALASGRLRFTTSYAEAAEHGDVHFVCVGTPQQPGSDACDLSYVDAAVRDLAPHLTRRCLVVGKSTVPVGTAAHLTDLLHELAPAGEEVELAWNPEFLREGFAVDDTLRPDRLVFGVPSEWARERLASAFRPILDLGTPVVVTDLATAELVKVAANSFLATKISYINAMAEVCEATGADVRDLAKALAYDDRIGGRFLQPGLGFGGGCLPKDIRAFAHRAEEIGVGQAVSFLREVDAINRRRRSRTIDLVRELLGGRIDGKRIACLGAAFKPNSDDIRDAPALDVARTMHGLGANVRVYDPAALDNARRTYPELRYGTSALDVARDADVVVLLTEWAEFREVDPAALAQVVKHTRIVDGRHALNAEVWRAAGWEYRALGCP, encoded by the coding sequence ATGGACGGAGCCGAGCTCCCAAGGCTGACTGTGATCGGAACCGGCTACCTCGGAGCGACGCACGCGGTCTGCATGGCGTCGCTGGGGTACGACGTGGTCGGCCTCGACGTGGACAGCAAGAAGATAGGAAAGCTGCAGTCCGGGGAGGTACCGTTCTTCGAACCGGGCCTACCCGAGTTACTGGACAAGGCGCTGGCATCGGGCCGGCTCCGGTTCACCACCTCCTACGCGGAGGCCGCCGAACACGGCGACGTTCACTTCGTCTGCGTCGGCACCCCCCAGCAGCCGGGCTCGGACGCCTGCGACCTGAGCTACGTCGACGCCGCCGTACGCGACCTGGCCCCCCATCTGACCCGGCGCTGCCTGGTGGTCGGCAAGTCGACCGTCCCGGTGGGCACCGCCGCCCACCTGACCGACCTGCTCCACGAGCTGGCCCCGGCCGGCGAGGAGGTGGAGCTGGCCTGGAACCCGGAGTTCCTGCGGGAGGGCTTCGCGGTCGACGACACGCTCCGGCCCGACCGGCTCGTGTTCGGCGTCCCCTCGGAGTGGGCACGCGAGCGGCTGGCCTCGGCGTTCCGGCCGATCCTCGACCTCGGCACCCCGGTGGTGGTCACCGACCTGGCCACCGCAGAGCTCGTCAAGGTGGCCGCCAACTCGTTCCTGGCCACCAAGATCTCCTATATCAACGCGATGGCCGAGGTCTGCGAGGCCACCGGGGCCGACGTCCGCGACCTGGCCAAGGCCCTCGCCTACGACGACCGGATCGGTGGCCGGTTCCTCCAGCCGGGCCTGGGCTTCGGCGGCGGCTGCCTGCCCAAGGACATCCGCGCCTTCGCGCACCGGGCCGAGGAGATCGGCGTCGGCCAGGCCGTCTCCTTCCTCCGCGAGGTCGACGCGATCAACCGGCGCCGCCGTTCCCGGACCATCGACCTGGTCCGGGAACTGCTCGGCGGCCGGATCGACGGCAAGAGGATCGCCTGCCTGGGTGCGGCCTTCAAGCCCAACTCCGACGACATCAGGGACGCCCCGGCGCTGGATGTGGCCCGGACCATGCACGGGCTGGGCGCCAACGTCCGGGTGTACGACCCGGCCGCGCTGGACAACGCGCGCCGCACCTACCCGGAGCTCAGGTACGGCACGAGCGCCCTGGACGTGGCCCGTGACGCGGACGTGGTGGTCCTGCTCACCGAGTGGGCCGAATTCCGCGAGGTCGATCCCGCGGCGCTGGCGCAGGTGGTCAAGCACACACGGATCGTGGACGGCCGGCACGCGCTCAACGCGGAGGTCTGGCGAGCGGCGGGCTGGGAGTACCGGGCACTGGGCTGTCCCTGA
- a CDS encoding glycosyltransferase family 2 protein, whose protein sequence is MRSSANGSWRDVIPLGLAGLLVWGLWLYRVILSRLAKPIVNGYRTTVSVVVPSYREDAEILVRCLESWLSQDPNEVIIVVDVGDTECHARLHEVTDPRLRVLVYEHSGKRSALGVGIRAARGEIVVFADSDTWWQPGLLAAVQMPFEDPAVGGVGTQQNVYQRTSSVWRRIADWLVNLRYYDYVPAMGSRGGVACLSGRTAAYRRAAITPVVTHLENEFFLGRRCIAGDDGRLTWLILASGYKTVHQSSALAISMFPDSFRAFVKQRVRWSRNSYRCYLTALWKGWLWKTPLVTKVTVLQILLTPVTMGVTLAYLFFSRLELTPVSIGLAVGWVLLGRGIRGWSHLRRHPKEILLLPLLCLVVIMIALPIKLYAFLTMNKQGWLTRTSDQVGGAGQSAATLKGMA, encoded by the coding sequence GTGCGTTCCAGTGCAAACGGGTCCTGGCGGGACGTGATTCCACTGGGGCTGGCCGGCCTGCTCGTCTGGGGCCTCTGGCTCTACCGGGTGATCCTCTCCCGGCTGGCCAAACCGATCGTGAACGGCTACCGGACCACGGTCTCCGTGGTCGTCCCGTCCTACCGGGAGGACGCCGAGATCCTGGTGCGCTGCCTGGAGAGCTGGCTCTCCCAGGACCCGAACGAAGTGATCATAGTCGTGGACGTCGGGGACACCGAGTGCCATGCCAGGCTCCACGAGGTGACAGACCCTCGGCTGCGCGTCCTGGTGTACGAACATTCGGGCAAACGCTCCGCACTCGGGGTGGGCATCCGAGCGGCCAGGGGGGAGATCGTGGTCTTCGCCGACTCCGACACCTGGTGGCAGCCCGGCCTGCTGGCCGCCGTGCAGATGCCCTTCGAAGACCCGGCGGTCGGCGGGGTCGGCACCCAGCAGAACGTGTACCAGCGGACCAGCAGCGTCTGGCGGCGCATCGCGGACTGGCTGGTCAACCTGCGCTACTACGACTACGTGCCGGCGATGGGAAGCAGGGGCGGGGTGGCCTGCCTGTCCGGCCGGACCGCCGCCTACCGGCGTGCGGCCATCACCCCGGTCGTCACCCATCTGGAGAACGAGTTCTTCCTCGGCCGCCGGTGCATCGCCGGCGACGACGGCCGGCTCACCTGGCTCATCCTCGCCTCCGGATACAAGACCGTGCACCAGTCCTCGGCCCTTGCCATCTCGATGTTCCCCGACTCCTTCCGCGCCTTCGTCAAGCAGCGCGTCCGGTGGAGCCGGAACTCCTACCGCTGCTACCTGACCGCGCTGTGGAAGGGGTGGCTGTGGAAGACGCCACTGGTCACCAAGGTGACCGTGCTGCAGATCCTGCTCACCCCGGTGACCATGGGCGTCACACTCGCCTACCTGTTCTTCAGCAGGCTCGAACTCACCCCGGTGAGCATCGGGCTCGCCGTCGGCTGGGTGCTCCTGGGCCGGGGCATCCGCGGCTGGTCACACCTGCGCCGCCACCCCAAGGAGATCCTGCTGCTGCCACTGCTCTGCCTGGTGGTCATCATGATCGCGCTGCCGATCAAGCTGTACGCGTTCCTGACGATGAACAAGCAGGGCTGGCTCACCCGTACCTCCGACCAGGTGGGTGGGGCGGGCCAGAGCGCCGCCACCCTCAAGGGAATGGCCTGA
- a CDS encoding right-handed parallel beta-helix repeat-containing protein: MSRSVPVLLTAAVLAFGLGTGPAAATALSSPNPPGESEINSGVKPSPSSSATSDGNPFEEDNQVPKEEPPDEDDRPPKKPTPTPTVKPTRVADPDPTADPDPTGSAPTNGPASTAGPAPTADPAEEEAPPLVEDAIMADDAILEAGTFTAGEAEAQATLVDVEDQRIIQTRAALTALLQAGGVAAAQRKQPQVFVSAHGRTLVLPSRNNETPYTIKDLAAVENGRYLKRLKDGSYLLGVHVFVADGARLHLRGPLTLRMGSLPGSFSSIIAFGGDIEIKGSARRPVRITSWDVRTQKPDRITTDGRAYIRAVGGEFEMTYTHVSHLGFWSGRTGGIALTGTERPASVYRHRTKEQRHQDKQERLANTKGEQGESNFGDVETIPIGPGTASHVLADELVSGSIKNSVINGDAYGIFVSGSNQTQIIDNRILNSLVHGVFMHRFAKNATIEATKVIGSGGDGFVLSRATEKVKVIDSLAERNGRNGFTLNGRALASGPSASGESLAVYGDSSVSNSVARNNKRYGIEVLGGSRLAVQTNEVIGGDMGIVVREGAGGVQISGNRLTDQRRQAIALRDGATGAHVAGNTITGTITGIYLRDSNGMIVGNKITTLPALKAPKAHGITVVGDAEGSEITRNTLIGAGTSAISVARANDRLNTHNNDEEQWDDTSSLWVKVKRFIKPMNVIWAAVILLIVVSAFRARGVAERRQHGQGIRDPYEHQQALVEKQVLVLPHAAPNQPEQPAPAGPPTRRRRQSSPPLHAGSAPVAGGRA; the protein is encoded by the coding sequence ATGTCGCGCAGCGTTCCCGTCCTGCTGACCGCCGCGGTGCTGGCGTTCGGGCTGGGGACCGGGCCGGCCGCCGCCACCGCCCTCTCGTCTCCCAACCCACCCGGTGAGTCCGAGATAAACTCCGGGGTCAAGCCGTCCCCGTCGAGCAGCGCCACCTCGGATGGCAACCCGTTCGAAGAGGACAACCAGGTCCCCAAGGAGGAACCTCCCGATGAGGACGACCGCCCTCCGAAGAAACCCACCCCGACCCCGACCGTCAAGCCGACCCGGGTAGCCGACCCGGACCCGACCGCCGATCCGGACCCGACCGGCTCGGCCCCGACGAACGGACCGGCCAGCACAGCCGGCCCGGCTCCGACCGCGGATCCGGCCGAGGAAGAGGCCCCGCCCCTGGTCGAAGACGCGATCATGGCGGACGACGCGATCCTGGAGGCCGGCACCTTCACGGCGGGCGAGGCCGAGGCGCAGGCGACCCTGGTCGACGTCGAGGACCAGCGGATCATCCAGACCCGTGCCGCGCTCACGGCCCTGCTGCAGGCCGGCGGCGTCGCGGCCGCCCAGCGCAAACAGCCCCAGGTCTTCGTCTCGGCGCACGGCAGGACGCTGGTGCTGCCCTCGCGGAACAACGAGACCCCGTACACCATCAAGGACCTGGCGGCCGTCGAGAACGGCCGGTACCTGAAGCGGCTGAAGGACGGCTCCTACCTGCTCGGCGTGCACGTCTTCGTCGCCGACGGGGCGCGCCTGCATCTGCGCGGTCCGCTGACGCTGCGGATGGGCAGCCTGCCCGGCTCGTTCAGCTCGATCATCGCCTTCGGCGGCGACATCGAGATCAAGGGCAGTGCCCGGAGGCCGGTGCGGATCACCAGCTGGGATGTGCGGACCCAGAAGCCGGACCGGATCACCACCGATGGCCGCGCCTACATCCGGGCGGTCGGCGGCGAGTTCGAGATGACCTACACCCACGTCTCCCACCTGGGATTCTGGAGCGGCCGTACCGGGGGAATCGCGCTCACCGGCACCGAGCGGCCGGCCAGCGTCTACCGGCACCGGACGAAGGAGCAGCGCCACCAGGACAAGCAGGAACGGCTGGCGAACACCAAGGGCGAGCAGGGCGAAAGCAACTTCGGCGACGTGGAGACCATCCCGATCGGCCCCGGCACCGCCTCACACGTACTCGCCGACGAACTGGTCTCCGGATCGATCAAGAACAGCGTCATCAACGGCGACGCCTACGGGATCTTCGTCTCCGGCTCGAACCAGACGCAGATCATTGACAACAGAATCCTCAACAGCCTGGTACACGGCGTGTTCATGCACCGGTTCGCCAAGAACGCGACGATCGAGGCGACCAAGGTGATCGGCAGCGGCGGCGACGGTTTCGTGCTGTCCCGGGCGACCGAGAAGGTAAAGGTCATCGACTCCCTGGCCGAGAGGAACGGGCGTAACGGCTTCACGCTCAACGGCCGGGCGCTCGCGAGCGGCCCGTCCGCGAGCGGCGAGTCACTGGCCGTCTACGGCGACAGCTCGGTCAGCAACAGCGTCGCCCGCAACAACAAGAGGTACGGCATCGAGGTGCTCGGCGGCAGCCGGCTGGCCGTGCAGACCAACGAGGTCATCGGCGGCGACATGGGCATCGTGGTACGCGAGGGTGCCGGCGGAGTGCAGATCTCCGGTAACAGGCTGACGGACCAGCGCCGCCAGGCGATCGCGCTACGCGACGGGGCGACCGGCGCGCACGTGGCCGGCAACACCATCACCGGAACCATCACCGGAATCTACCTCCGCGACTCCAACGGCATGATCGTCGGAAACAAGATCACAACCTTGCCCGCCCTCAAAGCCCCCAAAGCCCACGGGATCACCGTGGTCGGCGACGCCGAGGGCTCCGAGATCACCCGGAACACCCTCATCGGTGCGGGGACGAGCGCGATCAGCGTCGCACGGGCCAACGACAGGCTGAACACGCACAACAACGACGAGGAACAGTGGGATGACACCTCGTCGCTCTGGGTCAAGGTCAAGCGCTTCATCAAGCCCATGAACGTGATCTGGGCCGCTGTCATCCTGCTGATAGTCGTATCGGCGTTCCGAGCCCGCGGCGTCGCCGAACGGCGGCAACACGGCCAGGGGATCCGCGACCCCTACGAGCATCAGCAGGCGCTCGTCGAGAAGCAGGTCCTGGTGCTCCCGCACGCCGCACCGAACCAGCCGGAGCAACCGGCACCCGCCGGGCCTCCCACGCGGCGGCGCCGGCAGTCCTCTCCGCCGCTGCACGCCGGCTCGGCCCCCGTGGCCGGAGGCAGGGCATGA
- a CDS encoding right-handed parallel beta-helix repeat-containing protein: MRLDVDRKTLLGMLAGAAITVIVVVLLRGLFGGGEGPSTPIEDIRPRSADTPASQIEEDDSQVKEDDSQVEEDDSQVEEDVAEFTASQEPPDIAVPTGKGMIDCPEATVTVADATELVEALEAAEPGTVIRLEPGVYAGRFVAAISGTEADPIFVCGPPEAIIDGGGVKKGYAFHLNQVDHWRLIGFTVRNSQKGVMADQTNNTIIQGLTVHHIGDEAIHLRNFSSDNTVQYCMIYATGLRREKFGEGVYLGTAESNWAAFSGGKMDRSDRNIVRGNVIRSTAEAIDIKEGTSDGHIVGNIFDGSGLGGSKHNDSWVDVKGNGYLIQGNTGRSTNADGFQTHKIVDGWGTRNVFRANIIDLGDSGGVGINDTAGGNTIACDNKVTGGMLTKKDVCS, translated from the coding sequence ATGCGCCTGGACGTCGACCGAAAGACCCTGCTGGGGATGCTGGCGGGGGCGGCCATCACGGTGATCGTCGTGGTGCTGCTGCGCGGACTGTTCGGCGGCGGAGAGGGGCCGAGCACCCCGATCGAGGACATCCGGCCAAGGAGCGCGGACACGCCGGCCTCGCAGATCGAGGAAGACGATTCGCAGGTGAAGGAAGACGATTCGCAGGTGGAGGAAGACGATTCGCAGGTGGAGGAAGACGTGGCGGAGTTCACCGCATCGCAGGAGCCACCCGACATCGCCGTCCCCACCGGGAAAGGGATGATCGACTGCCCCGAGGCCACGGTGACCGTCGCCGACGCCACCGAGCTCGTCGAGGCGCTGGAGGCGGCCGAGCCGGGCACGGTGATCAGGCTGGAGCCCGGCGTCTACGCCGGCCGGTTCGTGGCGGCGATCTCAGGCACCGAGGCTGATCCGATCTTCGTCTGCGGCCCGCCCGAGGCGATCATCGACGGCGGCGGCGTCAAGAAGGGCTACGCCTTCCACCTCAACCAGGTCGATCACTGGCGGCTGATCGGCTTCACCGTCCGCAACAGCCAGAAGGGAGTGATGGCCGACCAGACCAACAACACGATCATCCAGGGGTTGACCGTCCACCACATCGGGGACGAGGCGATTCACCTCCGCAACTTCAGCAGCGACAACACCGTCCAGTACTGCATGATCTACGCGACCGGCCTGCGCCGGGAGAAGTTCGGCGAGGGCGTCTACCTCGGCACCGCGGAGAGCAACTGGGCGGCCTTCTCCGGCGGGAAGATGGACCGAAGCGACCGCAACATCGTGCGCGGCAACGTCATCCGGTCCACCGCCGAGGCGATCGACATCAAGGAGGGCACCTCCGACGGTCACATCGTCGGCAACATCTTCGACGGTTCCGGCCTCGGCGGTTCCAAGCACAACGACTCCTGGGTCGACGTCAAGGGCAACGGCTACCTCATCCAGGGCAACACCGGTCGCAGCACCAACGCGGACGGCTTCCAGACCCACAAGATCGTGGACGGCTGGGGCACCCGGAACGTGTTCCGAGCCAACATCATCGACCTCGGCGACTCCGGCGGAGTCGGCATCAATGACACGGCCGGCGGAAACACGATCGCCTGTGACAACAAGGTCACCGGCGGCATGCTCACCAAAAAAGATGTCTGTTCCTGA
- a CDS encoding sigma factor: MPQVVGVLTRRFGDFATAEDAVQEALLDAMAQWPAEGVPANPRGWLIQVTYRRMTEQVRNEQARRREELVAAQAPPELRTAPPADDARARDRDDTLTTLFLCCHPALTPTCSAWSCPARRSG; the protein is encoded by the coding sequence GTGCCGCAGGTCGTCGGCGTGCTCACCCGCCGCTTCGGAGACTTCGCCACCGCCGAGGACGCGGTCCAGGAGGCGCTGCTCGACGCCATGGCCCAGTGGCCGGCGGAGGGCGTACCCGCCAACCCGCGAGGGTGGCTCATCCAGGTCACGTACCGCCGGATGACCGAGCAGGTGCGCAACGAGCAGGCCCGCCGCCGGGAGGAGTTGGTGGCCGCGCAGGCGCCCCCCGAGCTGCGTACCGCCCCGCCGGCGGACGACGCGCGTGCGAGGGACCGGGACGACACGCTGACCACGCTGTTCCTCTGCTGTCATCCCGCGCTGACCCCGACCTGCAGCGCGTGGAGCTGTCCCGCGAGGCGATCAGGCTGA
- a CDS encoding RNA polymerase sigma factor yields the protein MELSREAIRLTRMAHDLLPDDREVAGLLALMLLTDARRPARTGADGAPVPLAEQDRSLWDGKAVAEGIALITDTLARGAVGPYRLQAAIAAVHDEAPTAEETDWPQILALYGLLERMSDNPMVSLNRAVAAAMAHDPATGLEMLGELEDRLSGHHRFHAARAHLLEMAGDPRAAVDDYRAAASRTTSTPERDYLTTRAARLATAEQPDR from the coding sequence GTGGAGCTGTCCCGCGAGGCGATCAGGCTGACCAGGATGGCTCACGACCTGCTCCCCGACGACCGCGAGGTGGCCGGGCTGCTCGCGCTGATGCTGCTCACCGACGCCCGGCGCCCCGCGCGGACCGGCGCGGACGGCGCCCCGGTCCCGCTGGCGGAGCAGGATCGGAGCCTGTGGGACGGCAAGGCGGTCGCCGAGGGGATCGCGCTCATCACCGACACCCTGGCCAGGGGTGCGGTCGGCCCCTACCGGCTCCAGGCGGCGATAGCCGCGGTCCACGACGAGGCGCCGACGGCCGAGGAGACCGACTGGCCGCAGATCCTTGCCCTGTACGGCCTGCTGGAACGCATGTCCGACAACCCGATGGTCTCGCTCAACCGCGCCGTCGCCGCCGCCATGGCGCACGACCCCGCGACCGGCCTGGAGATGCTCGGCGAACTCGAAGACCGCCTGTCGGGACACCACCGCTTCCACGCCGCCCGGGCCCACCTGCTGGAGATGGCCGGTGACCCGCGGGCGGCCGTCGACGACTACCGCGCGGCGGCGAGCCGCACGACGAGCACCCCGGAGCGCGACTACCTCACCACTCGCGCCGCCCGGCTCGCCACCGCGGAGCAACCGGACCGGTGA
- a CDS encoding YciI family protein has translation MKYMMLMQFSGQPQDEIPPIHTWPVEDVKAHIEFMHDTNRKLIEAGEFVDAQGLAAPDQARIVRAGEGGAAVVTDGPFPETKEFLIGYWIIDCDGPERAVDLAAYVSAAPGPGGKPLNMPIEVREVMSAAPPEKL, from the coding sequence ATGAAGTACATGATGTTGATGCAGTTCAGCGGGCAGCCACAGGACGAGATCCCGCCGATTCACACCTGGCCTGTCGAGGACGTCAAGGCCCACATCGAGTTCATGCACGACACGAACAGGAAGCTCATCGAGGCCGGGGAGTTCGTGGACGCGCAGGGGCTGGCGGCCCCGGACCAGGCCAGGATCGTCCGGGCCGGCGAGGGCGGCGCCGCCGTCGTCACGGACGGCCCGTTCCCCGAGACGAAGGAATTCCTGATCGGCTACTGGATCATCGACTGCGACGGCCCCGAGCGCGCCGTCGATCTCGCCGCGTACGTCTCCGCCGCGCCCGGCCCCGGCGGCAAGCCGTTGAACATGCCGATCGAGGTGCGCGAGGTGATGTCGGCCGCCCCGCCCGAGAAGCTGTGA